The Gemmatimonadota bacterium DNA window TGGTGGCGGGCGGGTACGCCCACACCTTGAAGTTGTAGGGGAACATGAAGACGTCGCAGAGGCCCTGTCCGAACTGGTTGAGCAGCCACTGGTCGAAGGATGCCGGCCGCTCGCGCGGAGCCGTCTGCAGGTCGATGAGCCCGTCCAGGCAGGCCAACAGGTCGTCCGTGGGGAGACGCCGGATGTTGTTCTGGAAGGGGTAGGGGATCCAGCGGTCCCGCATCCACACCCAGGCTTCGCGCACGTGCTCCACCCACGCATCGCCCAGCGCGCGATCCATGAGCGCGTCGAAGTAGCGATAGTGGGAGAAGAGCACGTGCCCGCCGATGTCCCACGTGAAGCCCTGATCGTCCACGTAGGACGACGCCAGGCCTCCCGCCTCGGGACAGGTGTCGAAGAGCGCCCAGTCGGTGTGCCCGAGCTCTTCCATGCGGGTGGCGGCACCCAGCCCGGTGGGGCCGGCTCCGATGATCGCCACGAACGGTCTGCTGCTCATCCGACGGCCTTCTCACGCTCGAGGGAGGGGGACGGCGCCGTGCCCGGACGGACCCGGGCCAGCCCCGCGCGGAAGGCGAGGAGCTGGCGGAAGGCGCGCGCGGAGAACTTGATCAACTTCCAGCGCTTGATGGACACCTCGCCCGTCTCACGCTCCTTGTGCACGACGTCGATCTCGTCCACGTCCAGGCCCAACCTGCGGATGTAGAGAGCCAGGAAGAGCGAGGGCGCCAGCGTATCCGCCGGAATCAGCGGCGCGGCCGACTCCCAGGTGGAGCGCCGGAACAGCTTGAACGGCACGTTGGCGTCGTAGATGGAGGCGCCGAAGAGGGTGCGCAGCGCCAGGCGGATCACCGCCGTGAGCCAGAGCCGCACCTGGGGGTCGTAGCGGCGGCGGCGGACGCCGAAGGCGGCGTCCGCACCACCCTGGGCCGCAATCCACAGCGCCTCGAAGTGCTCGAGCGGGATCTGGCGGTCGGAGTCGATCAGGAACACCCACTCGCCCCGGGCCTCACCCAACCCCGCGATCAGCGCGGAGCCGTGGCCGCCGTTCGGCTTGTGCAGCACACGGAGCCGCGGCTCCTGCGCGGCCATCTCGTCCAGGAGCGCGCCGGTGCGGTCCTTGGAGCCGTCGTTGACGACGAGCAGCTCGGCACCCGGGACCAGGGGCAGCACGTGCTGCTGCACGTCCTGCACGGCCTCGCGGATCGCCTCCTCCTCGTTGTAGGCGGGCATGATCACGGTCAGGGGGGTGCTCACCGGGATTCCTCCTTCACGGCGTGGACCTCCAGATAGCTTCCGGGCGCGCTCATCGAAACCAGGACGAGCCCGGGCGCGAGCGCGGCGCGCACGTCGGGGTCGGGGAAGCCGTCCATGGGGCCGAGCAGCCAGACCTCGTCCCCCTTCTCGAGCGGAAGCCGCTCTGGAAGCTCTCGCGTGGCCGGTCCGAACCACAGGACATGCACGCGGGTGCGACCGAGCGCGTAGACCAGCGGATCGGCGAGCGAACCGGAGGGATCGCCCTCGACCAGTCGGGCCCCCCGGGTCAGCAGGTGGTAGACGGCCGCGTGGCCGTTCCATTCGTGGAAGAGCAGCAGCGCCCGCTCGGGACCGCTCCCGGCGGCCACCCCATCCAGGCGCGCATTCAGCTGGGTGGCCAGCTCGTTGGCGGTGCCGAAGCGCGGCCCCCGCAGCGAGCGCCCGAAGAGGCCCCCGCGCAGGTAGGCCTGATAGACCAGCGCGCCCGTGTACATGGCGCTGTCGTGCGTGTTGAAGCTGGGTGCCTTCAGACGGGCGGAGAACGGACGGCCTTCGAAGTGGCCCAGCCCGAGACCCAGGTGCAGGAAGGCCAGCA harbors:
- a CDS encoding glycosyltransferase family 2 protein, with translation MSTPLTVIMPAYNEEEAIREAVQDVQQHVLPLVPGAELLVVNDGSKDRTGALLDEMAAQEPRLRVLHKPNGGHGSALIAGLGEARGEWVFLIDSDRQIPLEHFEALWIAAQGGADAAFGVRRRRYDPQVRLWLTAVIRLALRTLFGASIYDANVPFKLFRRSTWESAAPLIPADTLAPSLFLALYIRRLGLDVDEIDVVHKERETGEVSIKRWKLIKFSARAFRQLLAFRAGLARVRPGTAPSPSLEREKAVG